In Sulfuritortus calidifontis, the sequence GAGGTGGTCGGCCAGCCCTTGCTGGAGCAGGACGGCAAGCGGGTGCGCCTGACCGGTGCCGGCGAGGAGCTGGCGATCTCGGCCCGCGAGGTGATCCGCTCGCTCAAGCGCTTCGAGCTGGGCCTGGTGGCGCGCAAGGGCCTAGCCGGCGGCTTTCTGCGCCTGGCCGCGATCACCACCGCGACCTATTTCGTGCCCCGCCTGTTAGGCGAATTCGCCAAGCTGCACCCCGGGGTGAAGGTCGCGCTGCGCGTGGTCAACCGGGAGCAGGCGCTGGAGAGCCTGGCCGCCGGCCTGGAGGACCTCTACGTCCTGGGCCAGCCGCCGGTGAACCTGGCGGTCACCGCCCAGCCCTTCATGGAAAACCCGCTGGTGGTCATCGCCGCGCCCGACCACCCGCTCGCGCTCAAGCGCAACATCCCGCTCACCCGCCTGATCGAGGAGCCCTGGCTGATGCGCGAGGAAGGCTCCGGCACGCGCAAGGCGGTGGAGCGCCTGTTCGCCAGCCAGGGCCTGGCTCTCACCCCGCGCATGGAACTGGGCAGCAGCGAGGCGATCAAACAGGCGGTGCTGGCCGGCCTGGGCATCTCGGTGCTATCGCAGCACTCCCTGGCCTTGCATAGCCCGGACCAATTTGCCATCCTCGACGCCAAGGG encodes:
- a CDS encoding LysR family transcriptional regulator produces the protein MLPLTIRQLKIFEAVARQLSITRAAEELHLSQPAVSMQMKKLAEVVGQPLLEQDGKRVRLTGAGEELAISAREVIRSLKRFELGLVARKGLAGGFLRLAAITTATYFVPRLLGEFAKLHPGVKVALRVVNREQALESLAAGLEDLYVLGQPPVNLAVTAQPFMENPLVVIAAPDHPLALKRNIPLTRLIEEPWLMREEGSGTRKAVERLFASQGLALTPRMELGSSEAIKQAVLAGLGISVLSQHSLALHSPDQFAILDAKGFPIRRQWHAVYPAERPLTVVARTFLDFLLTYGKSHDTDTN